The genomic segment CGCGATCAGTCGTACGATGAGCCCCCGGTGCAGCAACAGCAGCCGGTGCAGCAGCAGTCCTATCAGCCTCCGCCGCAGCAGTATGCGCCGCAACCCCAATACACGCCGCAACCGCAATATCAGGCTGCGCCCACGTACAACTTCTATCAGCAGCCTCCGGTGGTGATTCAGCAGCCTCCGCAGGTAGTGGTCATGCAACAGCCGCCGACGTACGTCTACACGCCTCCCGCTCCGCCACCGCCCGTTTACGCGTATGGATATGGATATGGGCCACCGGTGTGGGGCGTGCGCGGGGCCTACTTTTATCGAGGCTGGTGAAAACCGGGACGAGAGCGCGACTCGACTGGTTCCATTCGGCGGATATGAGTACTTTGCACCACGCCGCCCGTCGTGACCTTTTAGACTGAACCTTGCGGTCTTTGGACGCGAGTAACAGTTGGAGAAGGCACGTTGGCTAAATATCTTGTGACAGGAGCGGCTGGTTTCATCGGCCGTTCCATTGCGGCGGCGCTCCTGGCGCGCGGCGAGTCGGTGCGCGGCATCGACAATTTCATAACAGGCAGGCGCACGAACCTGGTCGGCATCGAAACGATGGAATTCATCGAGGGAGATCTGGCTGATCCTGCGGCGTGCGCACGCGCATGCAAGGGTGTCGAGGTTGTATTCCACGAGGCCGCGCTGGCATCGGTACCACGGTCAGTGGCCGATCCGGTAGGCACAAATGTGAACTGCGTGGATGCAACTCTGAACGTGCTCGTAGCTGCACGTGACGCGGGCGTGCGCCGCGTGGTGTATGCGGGATCATCGTCGGCTTATGGCGACACGCCGACTCTGCCGAAGCATGAAGAGATGAAGCCGAGCCCTATCTCGCCGTACGCCGTGGCGAAGCTCGCGGGCGAGCACTATCTGGCCTCGTTTACACGTGTGTATGGGCTGGAAACTGTGACACTCCGTTACTTCAACGTGTTCGGGCCCTACCAGGATCCCACGTCGCATTACTCCGGCGTGTTGGCCATCTTCTGCCGCAAGATGCTGAAGGGCGAACAGCCCACGATCTACGGAGACGGCGAGCAGAGCCGCGACTTTACCTACATCGACAACGTGGTACATGCGAATCTGCTTGCGGCCGAGGCGCCGGCTGATAGGGTCTCGGGTGAGATGATGAATGCCGCGACCGGCCGGCGAATCACGCTGAATGAAACGTTCAAGGTTCTGCGTGACCTGACCGGGCACAAGGGCGAGCCCGCCTACGGTCCGGCGCGCTCCGGCGATGTGCACGATTCGCTTGCGGATATCCGCAAAGCGGAAGAGCGCATGGGGTACAAGCCCCTGGTGGATTTCCGGGAAGGATTGCGCAGGACCGTGGATTGGTATCGGGAGAGTGAAGGGCTTTAGTAAGAAAGTGTGACAAAGGGCGCTCGGATTCGAGCGCCCTTTCGCATGTTCGGAGTCACGTGCGCGATCAGCAGCGCACGATCTTATCCGACTGAATCCCCTTGGTCGCGTTCCGAGTGTCGATCACCAACTTCGCGCGATTGACGATGTCCTTATAGTCATATGTGGAGTGATCAGTGACGATGAGGACAGCATCGAATTGCTCGATATTGTCGAGCGGCGTGTTCTCCATGTTGAGGTCGTAGTGGCGGCCGCGCCCCACGTGCGGGAAGAACGGATCGTTGTAGAAGACAGTAGCGCCCTTCTGGCGCAGCAACTCGATGATCGTGAGCGAGGGTGACTCGCGCAGGTCGTCGATGTCTTTCTTGTACGAGAGGCCGAGGACAAGGATCTTCGAACCGTTCATCGCCTTGCGGTGATCGTTGAGCGCGGCAGCGGTCTGCTCGATAACGAAGTAGGGCATGCCGATGTTCACTTCCCCGGCTAGTTCGATGAACTTGGTGCGGAAGTCGTATTCCTTGGCCTTCCACGAGAGATAAAACGGATCGATGGGGATGCAGTGTCCGCCAAGCCCGGGGCCGGGATAAAAGGCCTGGAAGCCGAATGGCTTTGTCTTGGCGGCATCGATGACTTCGTGCATGTCGATGCCCATGCGCATGCAGAGCTGTTTCAGCTCGTTCACCAAGGCGATGTTCACGCAGCGGTAGATGTTTTCAAGAAGCTTGGTCATCTCCGCCACGGCAGGGCTTGATACGGGAATGACGCGGCGGAAGATGGAGCCGTACATGGCGGTGGCGAGTTCCACCGCGCCGGGATCGCAGCCTCCAACAACTTTGGGGATGTCGTGCCGCGCGACGGTGTCGTTGCCGGGATCTTCGCGTTCGGGCGAGAAGG from the Occallatibacter riparius genome contains:
- a CDS encoding SDR family oxidoreductase, which produces MAKYLVTGAAGFIGRSIAAALLARGESVRGIDNFITGRRTNLVGIETMEFIEGDLADPAACARACKGVEVVFHEAALASVPRSVADPVGTNVNCVDATLNVLVAARDAGVRRVVYAGSSSAYGDTPTLPKHEEMKPSPISPYAVAKLAGEHYLASFTRVYGLETVTLRYFNVFGPYQDPTSHYSGVLAIFCRKMLKGEQPTIYGDGEQSRDFTYIDNVVHANLLAAEAPADRVSGEMMNAATGRRITLNETFKVLRDLTGHKGEPAYGPARSGDVHDSLADIRKAEERMGYKPLVDFREGLRRTVDWYRESEGL
- a CDS encoding nucleotide sugar dehydrogenase, producing the protein MSTISTSLPELKQRIESREARIGIVGMGYVGLPLALLFSAERFRITGFDIAESKVETLNSGGSYIVRILPEHIQEAQRAGFSATSDYSEVASMDAVIICVPTPLNEYHEPDLSYVTGTVQSIAPYVRAGQLIVLESTTYPGTTEEIVVPLLEKGNPHGLKVARSVGDIGLHVAFSPEREDPGNDTVARHDIPKVVGGCDPGAVELATAMYGSIFRRVIPVSSPAVAEMTKLLENIYRCVNIALVNELKQLCMRMGIDMHEVIDAAKTKPFGFQAFYPGPGLGGHCIPIDPFYLSWKAKEYDFRTKFIELAGEVNIGMPYFVIEQTAAALNDHRKAMNGSKILVLGLSYKKDIDDLRESPSLTIIELLRQKGATVFYNDPFFPHVGRGRHYDLNMENTPLDNIEQFDAVLIVTDHSTYDYKDIVNRAKLVIDTRNATKGIQSDKIVRC